A section of the Triticum dicoccoides isolate Atlit2015 ecotype Zavitan chromosome 7A, WEW_v2.0, whole genome shotgun sequence genome encodes:
- the LOC119331423 gene encoding uncharacterized protein LOC119331423 gives MDTAHPAVAGPGRGRARRALSCSTTMPANAGAPPGRPLRRSASTASARPAAEPPFSTHPVAYRGVSAESISEPSEVQDWTWCYFVPVSRQSHIYIGLWEQFQPQRHVF, from the exons ATGGACACGGCGCACCCTGCAGTTGCTGGCCCGGGACGAGGGCGGGCACGGCGAGCCTTGTCCTGCTCGACGACGATGCCGGCGAACGCTGGTGCTCCTCCTGGTCGACCTCTAAGGAGGAGCGCCAGTACAGCATCAGCACGCCCTGCGGCTGAACCCCCCTTCTCCACCCATCCAGTGGCGTACA GAGGAGTTAGTGCAGAATCAATATCAGaaccatcagaagttcaggattGGACGTGGTGTTATTTTGTTCCAGTTTCTAGACAGAGCCATATAT ATATTGGTTTATGGGAGCAGTTTCAACCACAACGACATGTGTTTTGA